The region ATCAATTGCCTCATCTAATAGTTCGGCTTCTTGTTCGATGATAAACCCAAAAATAGTTGCCCAATCTTTTAATAAGTCAAAAGCCTTCTGACTCACTTTTTGAGAGACTGTTTCTCGTTCACTGTATTGATTCATCCACTTAATCAACTCATAGACTACTGTCATACCATTGGCGACATTAAAGTCATCATCCATACCTTCAATAAATTTTTCTTCTAATTTTGATAATAGTGCAAGATCTTGTTGATCAGCCTCGCCTGTCGTAACAGCATCTTTTTGTCTAAATAACAAGTTATCATGCCCTGTTTTAATCTTTTGTAAATTCGTTGCTGCTTCATTTAAAGTCTCTTCTGTAAATGGTAGTGGGCGACGATATTGAGTAGTCGCTAAAGCAAAGCGAACTGTCTCAGCATGACCCGCTTTAATATAATCATGCGCTGTGACAAAATTTCCTAAGGATTTACTCATCTTTTCCCCAGACTCTCCTACCGTTACATAACCGTTGTGCATCCAATAATTAGCAAATTTCTGACCAGTCTTAGCTTCGCTTTGAGCAATCTCATTTTCGTGATGGGGAAAAGCTAAATCTTGACCACCACCGTGGATGTCAATTGTCTCACCTAATAATTTTGTCGCCATAACGGAACATTCAATATGCCACCCTGGACGCCCTGCTCCCCATGGTGATTGCCATGAGACTTCCCCTTCTTTCGCAGATTTCCATAAGGCAAAATCTAATGGGTCTTCCTTCTTAGACTGCTCAGCTCCCGTACGATTACTTGCGCCAACTTCTAATTCATCAATCGATTGGTCACTTAACTTACCGTAGCCATCAAACTTACGCGTTCGATAATAAACATCGCCAGCTGATTCATAAGCAAACTCTAATTTGATCAACCCTTTAATAAACTCAATAATATCAGTCATATGATCAATTACACGAGGGTGAGTACACGCCGGTTTAACTTGAAGAGCGCTTGTATCTTCCTTAAATGCTTCAATAAATTGATCTGCCAATTCTTTAGGTGTCATATTTTGTTCCTGAGCGGTACGAATTATTTTATCATCCACATCGGTAAAGTTAGACACGTAATTGACCTCAAATCCACGATATTCTAAATATTTACGGATTGTATCAAACGCAATTGTGCTACGAGCGTTTCCAATATGAATGTAATTGTAGACAGTTGGTCCACAGACGTACATTTTTACCTTACCTGCTTCCAGTGGCGTAAATTCTTCTTTTTTCCGCGTTAACGTATTATAGATTTTAATCATATGTTATGTTCCTCTCTACTTTTCATTTGATTAATGCTGCTTGTATTAAAAAAGCGTCTTTTCATTTGAAGTCATTCAAATAAAAAGACGCTAACACGTGGTTCCACTTTTTTTCAAAATACTTAACATAAGTATTTTCTTAGGCTGCGTAACGAGCAGTCTGGCGTCTTCAACTACTAAGAGAATCATTCTCTATTGGTAAAAGCCACTCCAAGAGGCATTTAAAATAAATTGGCTATCTGCTTACACCGGCGACAGACTCTCTGTAAACCTACTTTATTTTACTTTTCTTTTCTACGTGTTTTAGTTTATTCATTTAAACCTAAGCTAACGCTTTCGTTAAATGGTCTAATGTTTTTTCTTTTCCTAATAAAACAATTGTATCACCAAGCTCTGGTCCATGCATCTCACCTGAGACAGCAACACGGATTGGCATAAATAGATTTTTTCCTTTAACACCTGTTTCTTTTTGAACAGCTTTAATGGCTGCTTTGATGGCAGGTACATCAAATTCTTCTAAAGAAGCAATCTGCTCTTTAAACGCACGTAAGACAGTTGGCACCGTTTCACCAGCCAATACTTCTTTAGCTACCTCATCAACAACTGGATGATCGCCAAAGAATAATTCTGAAAGTGCTACGATTTCTGCTGCATAACTCATTTGTGGCTGATATAAACTTACTAATTTTTTTACCCATGCTAACTTTTCAGCTGATGGATCTGCTTCCACACGATTTTCTTTAATTAAGAATGGTAAAGCCATATCTGTTAAAACATCAAGATCTAAGGTTTTAATGTATTGGTTATTAACCCACTCTAATTTTTTAGCATCAAAGGCAGCTGGTGATTTACTCAAGCGATTTGAATCAAACATTTCAATGATTTGTTCTGGTGAGAATATTTCTTCTTCACCAACTGGTGACCAACCTAGTAAAGCAATGAAGTTAAACATCGCTTCTGGTAAGTAACCAAGCTCACGATACTGCTCAATAAACTGTAAAATTGTTTCATCACGTTTACTTAACTTTTTACCTGTCTCACTGTTAATAATTAAAGTCATATGACCAAAGACTGGTGCTTCCCATCCAAATGCTTCATAAATCATGAGTTGTTTTGGTGTGTTTGCAATATGGTCATCACCACGTAAAACATGTGTGATCGCCATCATATGATCATCAACGGCTACCGCAAAGTTATAAGTTGGCATCCCGTCTCGTTTTAAAATAACGAAATCTCCACCTACACTTGAAGATTCAAAGGTAATGTCACCTTTGACTAAATCAGTAAAGGTATACTCTTTATTTTGTGGAACACGGAAACGGACAACTGCTTGACGTCCTTCTGCTTCATAAGCTGATTGCTCTTCAGCTGTTAAATTGGCACACATACCATTATAACGTGGCATCTCACCACGAGCTTGTTGTTCCTCACGCATTGCTTCTAATTCTTCTTCAGTTGCATAACATTTATAGGCTAAGTTACTTGCTAACAATTGATCAATCAATGGTAAATAAATATCTTTACGTTCTGATTGACGATAAGGGCCGTATTCACCTGGATTTTCAGGACTTTCTGCCCAGTCCATCCCTAGCCAAGCAAGGTTTTCTAATTGACTTTTTTCGCCGCCTTCAATATTACGTTTTAAATCAGTATCCTCAATACGGATAATGAAGTCTCCATCATGATGTTTTGCGTACAAATAATTAAATAATGCTGTACGAGCATTTCCAATGTGTAAATGTCCAGTTGGACTTGGTGCGTAACGCACACGTACTTTTTTAGTCATTATCATCGCCTCTTTCTTTTTTATCTTCCAATAGTGCTACAGCTATTGCACCAATACCTTCTTGGCGACCGACAAAGCCCATAGTTTCCATCGTTGTCGCTTTAATAGCCAACTGTTGAACAGTTATCTGACAAACTTTAGCAATTCGTTGCGTCATGTCTGCTAAATAAGGCAGCATTTTTGGCTTCTCTGCTAAAATTGTACAATCTATATTGCCAATAGTAAAGCCCTTGGCCTTGATTTTTTTAACAACCTCTTCTAATAGTAGGAGCGAAGAGGCTCCTTCATACTTAGCTTCTGTTTCTGGAAATTGCTGACCAATATCACCTAGGCCAGCGGCTCCCAGAATTGCATCAATAATGGCATGAACCAATACATCAGCATCAGTATACCCCAAAAGTCCCTTTTCATAAGGTAGAGTTACGCCACCAATCACACAACGTCGTCCCTCAACTAGTTGATGGACATCGAACCCTTGACCAATTCTAATAGCCATTACGCTCCCCCTTCTCTTTGTAGATTACTAACTTTTAGCCTCGACCTCATCATGTTTTAACCCGCGTTGTGTGTGTGCAGGTTTAGCAAAAATCATTCGTCCAGCCGCAGTTTGTAGGGCACTTGTGACAACAACTTCAATTTTTTGATTCATGTAGTGTTGACCATCTTCTACTACAATCATCGTTCCATCATCTAGATAAGCTACCCCTTGTTGCCGTTCTGTCCCATCTTTGACAACTAAGACATGTAAATTTTCACCAGGAATAACAACCGGTTTGACTGCATTGGCTAACGCATTGATATTTAATACCGGTACATTTTGAAATTCAGCAACTTTATTCAAGTTAAAGT is a window of Vagococcus intermedius DNA encoding:
- the cysS gene encoding cysteine--tRNA ligase — its product is MIKIYNTLTRKKEEFTPLEAGKVKMYVCGPTVYNYIHIGNARSTIAFDTIRKYLEYRGFEVNYVSNFTDVDDKIIRTAQEQNMTPKELADQFIEAFKEDTSALQVKPACTHPRVIDHMTDIIEFIKGLIKLEFAYESAGDVYYRTRKFDGYGKLSDQSIDELEVGASNRTGAEQSKKEDPLDFALWKSAKEGEVSWQSPWGAGRPGWHIECSVMATKLLGETIDIHGGGQDLAFPHHENEIAQSEAKTGQKFANYWMHNGYVTVGESGEKMSKSLGNFVTAHDYIKAGHAETVRFALATTQYRRPLPFTEETLNEAATNLQKIKTGHDNLLFRQKDAVTTGEADQQDLALLSKLEEKFIEGMDDDFNVANGMTVVYELIKWMNQYSERETVSQKVSQKAFDLLKDWATIFGFIIEQEAELLDEAIDQLIVERDQARADRNFQRSDEIRDLLKEQGIVLEDTAQGTRWRRD
- the gltX gene encoding glutamate--tRNA ligase, with translation MTKKVRVRYAPSPTGHLHIGNARTALFNYLYAKHHDGDFIIRIEDTDLKRNIEGGEKSQLENLAWLGMDWAESPENPGEYGPYRQSERKDIYLPLIDQLLASNLAYKCYATEEELEAMREEQQARGEMPRYNGMCANLTAEEQSAYEAEGRQAVVRFRVPQNKEYTFTDLVKGDITFESSSVGGDFVILKRDGMPTYNFAVAVDDHMMAITHVLRGDDHIANTPKQLMIYEAFGWEAPVFGHMTLIINSETGKKLSKRDETILQFIEQYRELGYLPEAMFNFIALLGWSPVGEEEIFSPEQIIEMFDSNRLSKSPAAFDAKKLEWVNNQYIKTLDLDVLTDMALPFLIKENRVEADPSAEKLAWVKKLVSLYQPQMSYAAEIVALSELFFGDHPVVDEVAKEVLAGETVPTVLRAFKEQIASLEEFDVPAIKAAIKAVQKETGVKGKNLFMPIRVAVSGEMHGPELGDTIVLLGKEKTLDHLTKALA
- the ispF gene encoding 2-C-methyl-D-erythritol 2,4-cyclodiphosphate synthase — translated: MAIRIGQGFDVHQLVEGRRCVIGGVTLPYEKGLLGYTDADVLVHAIIDAILGAAGLGDIGQQFPETEAKYEGASSLLLLEEVVKKIKAKGFTIGNIDCTILAEKPKMLPYLADMTQRIAKVCQITVQQLAIKATTMETMGFVGRQEGIGAIAVALLEDKKERGDDND